The DNA region AGGCACGGAAGGCGGTAACCACGACCACGATCACGACCACGACAGCGGTAGCGGCTCTTCAGGAAACAAGCACTGCCACTTCCACGCAGGTGTCGAGTAAGCGCCCCTTCCCTACCTCGCGACACCCTTTGGGTACTCACAGCGTGTGGCCCCACGTCACCCCCACACGAGGCACCATCGCGAAGCAAAGGCTGATGACATGCTTCACAGGCActgcgtcggcgagggcgaaaGCGAGAGCGGCGGTAGCGGAGCCCAATGCGGCAAGGTGGCGCGAGACTACAACGTGCCTCTCCGAGTCGGTCTCTTGTTTGTGATCCTCGCCACGAGCGCTCTTGGTATGCCCTCTCCCGCCTTTCGCTGATGCTTAGCGAGCTATATCGTCGCCGTAACTGACGGCTTCCGCGATAGGTGTCTTTGGTCCCATCCTCCTCACGAAGCTGCTTCCGAACAAGCTCAACGTTACCTTTACGGTCCTGAAGCAATTCGGCActggcatcatcatctctACCGCTTTTGTCCACGTAAAGACTTTCCGATGCCCTGCCCCTTTGGCCCTGTTGTATGCTGACCTTGTTGGCAGCTCTACACCCATGCGTCCCTCATGTTCGGTAACAAGTGCATCGGCGACTTGGGGTACGAGGGCGTGACGTCTGCCATTGTCATGGCCGGCATTTTCCTCTCCTTCGTTGTCGAATTCATCGGTCACCGAATCGTGCTCGCCAAgacgcgccgcgctgcgTCACTCTCTttcgaggagcgcgcccgcgccatgCTTTCAAACGAGGTGGTCTCCATCCTCGTTATGGAAGCCGGCATTCTCTTCCACTCTCTTCGTAAGCACCTCGACTGCGTGCCCTTTCATGAGCTACATGTTGTGCTGACTTGCGTCCTCTAGTTATCGGCCTCACACTCGTGGTTGCTGGCGATTCCTTCTTCCTCACCCTCTTCGTCGTTATCCTCTTCCACCAAATATTCGAGGGTCTTGCTCTAGGATCTCGCATCGCCACGATTGGCACCTCGACAGACACCAGCGTCAcacacggccacggcgtcttTAATAACGGGACTGCGGCCCGGGACACCGACAAGTCAGCCAACTCCCCCACGGCGGACACGATGCGCCTTTCCCCGGCTCCCGAGGGCGCCACTGCTCCGGCGGGTCTCTCCATGAAGAAaaagctcggcctcgcctccctcTTCGCGTTCATCACCCCGATCGGCATGGCCATTGGCATCGGCGTCCTGCACAAGTTCAACGGCAACGACCGCTCTACCCTGCTTGCCATCGGCACCCTCGACGCTCTCtccgccggcatcctcgtctgggtcggcctcgtcgagatGTGGGCCGCTGACTGGATGACAGGCGCTCACGGCAAGAGgcccgagctcgccgacgcgaACCTCCTGACGgtcggcctcgctggcgttgccctcgtcgccggcatggcgCTGATGAGTCTACTCGGGAAATGGGCATAGAGCGGCTGGGGGGACTGGCTAGAAAACATGAGCCGTTGTTGAGCTTGACAGTTGATTGATACCCATTTTGGCGATACGCATGGGACGGGCAGGAAGTTGTGGTCACGGAGAGCGGCCACGCGGGCAGGATAGCAAACGTTTGATACTCTGGTCAGCATTAGCAGTATTTAGCAGGCACGGTTTATATACACCGGATGTGATTTTCATAGGAGAAGGAACGAGTTCGGATCAACCATGACCATGTACTTTGTGCACCATTTCGCACTGGCCCGTTGCTCAATTGTAAAGGACGATGTTGCGCTGTAGTGACAAGACTGCATTTTCTAATCGATCTGAGCCGGAGGTTAGTCGAGTGCGGCTTCATCCGTTCCAGCGCAAAACAAGCAAGACAAGCTTTGCATCCCTCACGGCGGTGCATGTCACCAAGAATCGTGGCGTGTTGGTCCTGACACCAACAACGCCTTTGGCTGATGGGCGGACATGACCGTGAGCCGACATTGGgaaacacacacacacaagaaGCGATGGTCGGTCATCAAGGTGCGGGACCTGGGCGTAAGTGCCTGATGTGCGGCACCCCCATCGTGCACCCTGGTGGTTTTGACACTGATCCGAGTTTCCTTGGCAGCCAGCAGTGTAGTGTCGTACATTTGGGGTATCGCGATAGGCGAACATGTACAGTGTACACCGTACGAGATACATATGCGTGCGGATCCGCTTAGCGACATGGAGGGAGAGGTTGAAGCAGGGTGGTGGTACAGATGCGGCCCGCGCACAAGAAGTCTGGTCGACGACAATAGAGCAGAGCTCGCAGTTAATAGCAGCTTTTGGCCTTGGCCCGTACTGTAAGTCAATGGCGTACAGTAAAGTCAGCGATATTATTCTTTTTTGTGTAAGACCAACTGCAGTGGCGGGTTCTCGTTGGTGCGGTATTCCAAAGACTGGCCCAGCAGGCACGCTGCGGTTCAATTGCCAACAGGAAGGGGCGGCATGGATGACGGCCCGAGCATCCCGACTGTCCATGGGCAGATGCAGCCAGCCCACCTCGAATACAAGAACCGGGAAGGCGGGTGCGTACGTCATTGATTGAACCGAGCGTCAACAGGGGTTTCGGAGAGTCCGGCCTGGACTGGATCTGACGGGTTCATGTTGGTGGCAGCCTTGTGGCAATGAGAACTGATATAAgcaggcgagcgaggggAAATTTCCAGGAACCAGCGCCGTGTATTGAGCAAGTACTAAAGAGCACTAATGCAGTGCAGTATGTACTTTCTGTTGCTCGGCTTGAATAGTAGTGTACTTGATGGTTGGTGGAAGCCTTCCATTGGCAACCAACTACATGGTaggcaggcaagccaggTCAGTCAGTTAGTTGGCTTCCAGTAGTTAGCCGTTGCCAACGAATGTTACGAGTATATTCTCATATCAAGGATGTGTGAAGCAGACAAAGAGAAAAGCTGACCTCCCAACGGACTGGGCCAATCAATTACCTTACCTACCCCATGGGGCATTTGTCGCGACCGTGCACGAGGGCGGCACAAGAGGCCCCTGGGAGGCGCGGCAACGACATTCTCAGCGACGCCACGTACGTTGCTGTTACAGAACAATTGACGTGTGGGAGCATAAAGGCGGAGTGCGCAGCGGAAGAGCTGACAGAGCTGCGGACTTGATGTTGCTTTGTAAGAAGAGCAATTTTTCCACCAACGTGAGAGCCAGTCAAGCGACTGGCGTCGTTGGTCTTGATATCCGATATTGTTCAGTCGTGTCTGCGCGTTTTTTTTTCCGTTCCTGAGCGAGGTGACAGGTAGGTTCTAGAGTGGATGGCTTCAGTAAAGAGACTTCGCGCTGTGAAGGACGTCAGTTGTTGAAGAagccagggcgtcgagctgtCTTGTTCAGGCACGATCGGTCCAGCGCAGAGCACTGGTCGTGGCGAACTGAATGAGCCGCCACGTCCAGAATCCCAGAAACCCGGGTATTGAGCTACTGGGGTACGCGGGCCATGCGCATGCGCCCCCCTCTCGGGGCTCGCTAGTGACGTTTGCGCTCCTTCTGAATGGTTTCCGCGCAACTGAACCTGTACCAACCCGGGCGAGCTTGTCCAGCTCGCTGATGTGCCTGATGAACAAAGCATGTCTTCTGCCAACGGTGTACGCACGGGCTAGCCGCAAATTCCGTGCCGCGTCGGGCAAGACAAAGAGACTAGTAGATCTGACTAGCTTAGTTACTAACACACTCATTCACACAGCTGGTGCGGGCGCCTCGTCTTCAATCTCAGGGGTCTTAGCCAGGAGAGTCATATGTCAGATTGTCGATCATAAATCCGGGAATGCCCTCTTCGATTGAAGCGAGGCCGAAGCGAATTGCCACAATCATTTTTCTGGCCATTGCATGTGCCTGAGGCACATCGCTCCCTCCTTTGTTTGCTCATCGAGGAATTTATTTGTCTTCCGTAGCATTGATAAGggatttttttttcttaCTGTGTTACGGCTCTTGGTTGGGTTTCGTCCTGCGTCTGGTGTCCGCCACCAAGTACCACACACCTGGAACTTGGAATCGCGTCTTGACTCTTTCGCCATGATCGCCGGCTTGCTGCTTTCCGCTTTCGCCCTCGGGGGCCTGtgcggcaccgccgccgcggaggacTTTGAGCCTGCCGACTTCAATGTCACCAGTGAGCTGCTgaagctcggcgtcgacgtctccAAACTCCCTGGGCTCTCAGGACTTGGTGGGCGTGACGTTTCCGCCCCTTGCACCGCGGCTGTGAGTAGTAGTAACTCGTTTGCTTTCCCCCAGCCGCCACCCGTGGCAACCCCCAAAGAGTCGTTTTGGCACCTCGAGTGAGAGCAGGCAGTCGATACGTTGCAAGCATGGACATGTCAAAAGTTTTCACGTACGCAGTGTGTCGGCATTACATGTTGCTGACTGACGTTATTGTCGCCTTTTACATGTTGTAGTGCAAGTCGCTCTCCGCCCTGTACGGCGACAACGCCGTCTACGCCCAAAATACGACGGGATACGGTGCCTTCACGAGTGCCTACTGGTCGTCGATCCAGTCCGAGGTCGACCCGCTCTGCATCTTCAAGCcggccaaggtcgccgacgttTCCGTGCTGGTGCTCCTCTCCCGCCTGACGCAGTGTCCGTTTGCGTTCaagagcggcggccacgcTGCCTTTGCCGGCgcgtcgagcgtcgagggcggcatcaccgTGTCGTTTGAGAACTTCAAGGACGTCACCGTGTCGCGGGACAGGAAGACGGTCAAGATCCAGCCCGGGAACAACTGGGTGGACGTGTACAAGGTGCTGGATCCGCAAGACCTCACCGTCACCGGTGGCCGCGTCGCACGCGTGGGCACTGGTGGCCTGACGCTCGGGGGTAAGCGGGACGTCTTTGTATAAAAGATACTTGTGGCGCATCATGATGTTTCGAGACCAAAGTTCCTGGGCTGGCTAACGTGTTAAACTCAAGGTGGCATTTCCTACTTCTCAAACATTTACGGTTGGGCATGCGACAATGTTGTTTCTTACGAGGTGCGTACCCAGATTCGGCCGTTGCTTGGACATGGTTCGACCGCTTTGAGCTTTAATTAGCCGACTGAACTGTTCTCTAGGTCGTCACTGCTTCGGGACGCGTCGTCCACGCGACCCCCACGGCGTTCCCGAAGCTGTACTGGGCGctcaggggcggcggcaacaactTTGGCATCGTGACGTCCTTCACGTTCGAGACGATTCCCCTCCCCAAGGGACAGATGTGGGGCGGGACCAGGACCTATCTCGAGTCCAACTTTGAGGGTGTGGTCGACGCCTTCGCCGGTGTCATCGCCAACTCGCCGTCGgaccccaacgccggcaTCTGGGTCGCCTGGATCCTCAAGTACGGGCTCAAGCTGGCCGCGACGGAGCTGTACTACGCGaagcccgacggcgccgccaacgccaccatCTTCAACGACTTCAAGGCCATGACGCCCATCGCCGACACCACCAAGAGCCGCAACGTGAGCGAGTACTCGGAGGCGCAGCAGTCGACGAACCCGTACGGCCTCCGCGAGGTGTACTGGTGCATGACGGTCAAGGCGGACGCCAGGatcgcccgcgtcgcccgcgacatCTACTACCAGGAGCGGCCGGCGGTCGCCAACATCGAGGGGGCCGGCCCCGTGCTCATCTTCCAGGGCATCACCGTCGGGCAGATGCAGAAGATGAGCAGGAACGGCGGCAAcgcgctgggcctcgaccACCGCGACGGGCCGCTGTACCTGATCCAGATTGCGTGCTGGTGGAAGaacgcggccgacgacgaggccatctaCGCCTTTGCCCGCAAGGTCATggaccgcatcgccgccgaggcgacggcgctcggCGTGCAGAGCGACTACATCTACATGAACTACGGGAGCAGGTTCCAAAACGTCATTGCCGGCTATGGCGCGGACAATGTCAACAAGCTCCGCGACATTGCCAGGCAGTACGACCCCAAGGCCGTTTTCCAGACCCTGCAGCCCGGTCACTTTAAGCTCGACAGAGCGCCTGTCTCCAGCTGAGCATGTGTTTTGGGTCCAATGTGCTCTTGAAAGCAATACCATCGCACATATACGTGGCACAGAAGCTGCCAAGTCGAGGCTTTACGAAACGTCTTGGGACAAGGACCAGCGTCAAGGAGCCACCGGCCGTGATCTCGCCATGGAGCAGTGCGCGACCTCGCTGAGATCTCTTACATATTTCGACGTTGGCGGTATATAACAGAACTTGTCACCAAAATTATATGTATGTTTTTCAAGTTCGCTCCTCAATAGACTGGCGCTGCATTAGCGAATGGATCGCACACACCGACTGTGGTACATGATTTGGCAGGGCTACAGCCATGAGGCGCGTGGGTGTTACTGTACCCGAATGGCGAATTGGGCCTTCTTGCGTCTGCAACAGTGGGTGCTCTACACATGGACGAAGCCTGCGGGAGTCGACATATGAGGGGAGTGTCATGTTGGCGTCTTCCGTGACGCCGAGTTTGTCGCAATGTTTTGATGATAGCcaccttgtcggcggcgggcagagGGAGGCTGCGGTGCCGAAGGTAGGGATAGCCAGGAGCTGGGTGTAGATGGTCTTCATACTGACGATAGAGCAGATGCTATTGAGATAGAGGTCTCGGAGAAACCTTCAGAGCCAACTCATGGCCATGGCAAGTGTTTGACCGTGAGCAAGGCTGCAAACTGCTTGGGTGAAGGCCAGGATAGTCCCCTTTTAATCTCTGGCGAGCTGATCAATGGCGAGTGGCcgtgtcctcgtcgacggcaacgacaacaTGGGCAATCCCAATCACAGGTGGTTTAAGCCTTGGCATGAGGAAACATGACAACATTTTGCACACCTCGCCAAGTTGCCGTAGCATAAGACCTAACAGTGCAGGCGTTGTGGTCATCAGGTCACCTTGTGGAGGATAGTGTTGCGTGAGATGGGGCTCTACACGACGGGCTGTTGGACCCCATGACCAATGGCAAAGTGAGTCCATGGTGCCCTGTCAGTGATACATTCGGATCCGAGAACACTAAAAAGTTCTGAGCATAAGGCATGCAGCCGCCCGTAAGGCGTAACATGTCATTCGAGGCACTCATGTTTTCGTCAACCTTGTGTGTTATCATCATGGAGCCATGGGTAGGTCCCGTGCCAGAACAGAACATGGCCATATTCTCTGCGAGCGTGAGGTGTGTGCGCCCAATGAAAGAATGTGACATCTTGTCTCGAAAATCGATTTGTCCGCCAACGTGGGGGCGAGTGGCTGCATTGAGGgtgcgggaggcggcagccTTTCTGGGGGCAGTCTACTTCGTATTTATGGGCA from Purpureocillium takamizusanense chromosome 3, complete sequence includes:
- a CDS encoding uncharacterized protein (SECRETED:SignalP(1-21~SECRETED:cutsite=AAA-ED~SECRETED:prob=0.6137)~EggNog:ENOG503NVX6~CAZy:AA7~COG:C), giving the protein MIAGLLLSAFALGGLCGTAAAEDFEPADFNVTSELLKLGVDVSKLPGLSGLGGRDVSAPCTAACKSLSALYGDNAVYAQNTTGYGAFTSAYWSSIQSEVDPLCIFKPAKVADVSVLVLLSRLTQCPFAFKSGGHAAFAGASSVEGGITVSFENFKDVTVSRDRKTVKIQPGNNWVDVYKVLDPQDLTVTGGRVARVGTGGLTLGGGISYFSNIYGWACDNVVSYEVVTASGRVVHATPTAFPKLYWALRGGGNNFGIVTSFTFETIPLPKGQMWGGTRTYLESNFEGVVDAFAGVIANSPSDPNAGIWVAWILKYGLKLAATELYYAKPDGAANATIFNDFKAMTPIADTTKSRNVSEYSEAQQSTNPYGLREVYWCMTVKADARIARVARDIYYQERPAVANIEGAGPVLIFQGITVGQMQKMSRNGGNALGLDHRDGPLYLIQIACWWKNAADDEAIYAFARKVMDRIAAEATALGVQSDYIYMNYGSRFQNVIAGYGADNVNKLRDIARQYDPKAVFQTLQPGHFKLDRAPVSS
- the ZRT1 gene encoding high-affinity Zn(2+) transporter zrt1 (COG:P~SECRETED:SignalP(1-18~SECRETED:cutsite=AVA-SR~SECRETED:prob=0.3121)~EggNog:ENOG503NWTS~TransMembrane:8 (n8-19c37/38o169-189i201-221o241-260i288-310o316-335i399-419o431-451i472-494o)) translates to MHARLYTVSLAFVGVAVASRSGVFPRQTAAPSTTASSAPQVTAISSCHFHGSQMFCMAGTTEFQVKTTPTQTTDIPAQFTDCHSHGAEMYCVAPNGDDVEVDPQTDEGTEGGNHDHDHDHDSGSGSSGNKHCHFHAGVEHCVGEGESESGGSGAQCGKVARDYNVPLRVGLLFVILATSALGVFGPILLTKLLPNKLNVTFTVLKQFGTGIIISTAFVHLYTHASLMFGNKCIGDLGYEGVTSAIVMAGIFLSFVVEFIGHRIVLAKTRRAASLSFEERARAMLSNEVVSILVMEAGILFHSLLIGLTLVVAGDSFFLTLFVVILFHQIFEGLALGSRIATIGTSTDTSVTHGHGVFNNGTAARDTDKSANSPTADTMRLSPAPEGATAPAGLSMKKKLGLASLFAFITPIGMAIGIGVLHKFNGNDRSTLLAIGTLDALSAGILVWVGLVEMWAADWMTGAHGKRPELADANLLTVGLAGVALVAGMALMSLLGKWA